One Ictalurus furcatus strain D&B chromosome 7, Billie_1.0, whole genome shotgun sequence genomic window, AAACAGAGCATAAGGGTTCAGTTTAAACAGGCTGTAACTTTGAAGTAGTTTACTATTGACAATTAGAGCTGCTTTTAAAAGACACAAATAGCAAATGGTGACCTTTCACAGAGCTGAAGAAAGCTAGAAAATATACCCAAGTGAAAACCATAATTCATAAACTGAAAAATGGCAGACAGTcataaaagaaatacaaagcAAACCCCAGCAGGCCTGAAAAGCATCATAGGCAAGTGTAATACAAGTCCACATTTATATCATATTCATATCATTGTTTCACTGTTACAATTGTTAACATAAAGCTTTTGACCGcatgtgagtgtgagagacatTTTAGACCCCTTTAGCAACTTTTATTTCAAAAGAGCCTAGTAACCTTTTGAACAGACATAAGCAACTGTCCTGCAATCGATACGGTTTTCCAGATCACATCACAGGTGCTGGTTATTCATGTTGGGTAAGCAGGGTCGGTCGACCCATTACCAGTGTGTAAAGCCTGACTGAGTTGCGCTTGCACCTGTGTTCCCAGCGACCAATCCCCGAGCACCGCTGTTCCCAGCGACCAATCCCTGATCCTCATTGTTTCCAGCGACCAATCCCCGAGCACCGCTGTTCCCAGCAGCCAATCCCCGAGCGCCATACTGACCACCATATTTTGTTCCACCTGCACGCtacttctttgttcttcattttaaactctcATCTTGCCAATCTTTACAAGTAATAACAGCGAGTAATTACATCTGTAACCATTTCCTTGGTGTCTGTTTCTGACTGCTCCCTACCACtgcttctctctgtctgtgctctTGATTGAAATaatagtattttgtaaatatgtgaatAGTTTGTGGTGTTGTGACCACAGATGATCTTCTGTTCTGTTATGTTTGTTTTCAGAAAGCTTCCTTCTTTATGTAACAtattttgatatgcaaatgatcataataattattattactatagcCTATGATGTCATCAGGCTAATTTTAGcgatttttttgggggggaaaaataatattttttttgagaATGCATTATCTACATTCCCCTGAAAAGAGTTGTCCGCTGTACCTGGGTAATGTCTTTGTGTTGGTTCCATTTCATTCATGAGGGCTTTCACTGTTTGAAGTGGTTAAAAGGTTTTTGTGTCCTTGACCAGCTCTGTGAAAGAACAGTATATGATGCAAAATGCGTCTTAACTGGTGAAGATGACTTATTCCTGATTGGTTCCTTCAGTTAAGTCAGTCTGTTAGAAACTTCCAGAAGTGACCCAGTTTTTGTTCCTTATTAATCAtcatctttttctccttcttctttggTAGGAGTGAACTGCCTGGCCTATGATGAGGCCATTATGGCACAACAAGACCGAATTCAGCAGGAAGTGAGTTAGGACTTTTCAGTCTTGCAGAAGGAAATTCCACCTTTGTGCACTTAAGACCACCGTTTGAATGGTCTGTGTTAGTGCAGTGTAGTTACTGTGTCCATGATTCTTTAATACTTTTGAGATTTCTCAATATTTTTCTACAGTGTATTGATTTTTCTGTACTCTTGTAAAGTTTAACAGGAGCCTAAGTTCCTGAATACACAAAGACTCTCCATAACATGGAGACGGTGTGATGGAATTTGACTGTTTTTCCACATACTGCATTACATTTAGGTCAAATCATTTAATAACTCCAAAAATGTACACTAGCTGTGTATAGTGAATTTGTTCAGTAATAAATGTAGTGCTTATATACAGCATATCATATTTCCATTGAATGTTCTTAAGCAGTTattatatttcatgtatttgcttgggtgtgtgtgtgtgtgtgtgtgtgtgtgtgtgtgtgtgtgtgtgtgtgttttgagacaGATAGCCATCAGTATCCCCTTAGTGTCTGACAGACAGGATCTCTCTGTGCTACAGAGCGAGTATGCTGAAGAGGACACGATCTATCAGCTCAAGATCAAGGTTAAGACCAACCCATCATGTGTACATTTAGTTCTGTCTGTAATAATATTTCCAACTGTGTTCGATTCCTCTTTATACCATTTTTGTCAGATCTTGGTTGGAAATTAAGAGTTGCTGTAATAGGCTTCCAAGTGGTGAAAGAGAAAAGCATGTACCAAATGGTAAAGTTTGAATCCCGAGGATGGCACAgccatctgtgagctcatgtatgtggaaaaaGGCGGTTGGCGCTTTCCCTGAGAGTTCAGCTGCCTTGTGACCTATCATGAGCTTTACCATGTGAACAGatgcagtggcagagctgcacGTGTTTTGGATGAAGCACATGTTATCCCTCATCCTTACCAGTTTGTAGCGATCATGTAATAGTGGAGAACTAGCTAGTGTGTGGGAATAGGCAGTGACCAAaattagaatttatttatttatttaacatttttttttttaactggaacaaataaaaattactGTAGTTTCTTTAAAGTTTTTTCAATGTTTATTCCTACAGGATCTTCATAAAAAATATTCATACATCCGGAAGACGCGGCCTGATGGAAATTGTTTCTACAGAGCTTTTGGCTTTTCACATTTGGAGTCACTACTAGATGATGGCAAAGAGCTACAGAAGTAAAGCTTGCCTTTTGTTGGAATTGTCTATATATAGTGCATATAGTTTTTGGAAAACCCTTACCAGAAACTAACAGGAATGAGTTCTGTGAATAAGGCTGGGCGGTATACCTGAAATTAGGTACACTTAAATTCTATCTACGCAttgcagacatttttaaaaggttCACCTTCCATATAGTTGCACTTTGTAGGTACACAATTTTGTTAACTGCCTTCTACCATATCCTTTAGGGCACAGGTTCCGAACCCatctgtcctgcacattttgatGTTTTCCCTTCCCTAACACACTTGATTCAATTAATGAGCTAATTAACACTCCTTCCTGAGTTGCAGTGGGTGTGTTAGTGCAGGGGAAActactaaaatgtgcaggacaaggGGTagtccaggaccagggttgggaacctgtgcattaggggaataaaaccaccatggattgtggctttaaaaaatggaaactgGAGAACTAGCGGGAGATTAACACACTGTGCATGAGAAACGATTAGCTATTgtgtataattgtataattaCAGGGTGGGCTTATAACCCCTGCAAAATGGGCTGTGGGTTTAACTAGAAGGTTGATATTCCTAATAAACCGGCATCTTGGTGTAGAATAGATTTCAATTCTTAAAGTAGAATTTGAAAATATATCCTACATatctgattgatatttttttcctgtgtatCGCTAAGCATATATAAACATGGCTATCTTTAGGTTTAAAGCAGTGGCAGCAAAGAGCAAACTGGACCTTGTGAACCAGGGCTTTACTGAGTTCACTATTGAAGACTTTCATAACACAGTGAGTATAAACAAGAAGAAACGATCTACACGCTGCTGTAATTTGTAAATCCTGATGTGTGTTCTTGTTGATTTTCATTAGTTCATGGACCTGATTGAGCTGTGTGAGAAGCAGCCCGCCCTCGGGGAGCTGCTGAGCTCCTTTAACGACCAGAGTGTGTCGGACTACGTGGTGGTTTACCTGCGGCTGCTCACCTCCGGCT contains:
- the otub1b gene encoding ubiquitin thioesterase OTUB1b; this encodes MADEQQETSQGEMEGVNCLAYDEAIMAQQDRIQQEIAISIPLVSDRQDLSVLQSEYAEEDTIYQLKIKDLHKKYSYIRKTRPDGNCFYRAFGFSHLESLLDDGKELQKFKAVAAKSKLDLVNQGFTEFTIEDFHNTFMDLIELCEKQPALGELLSSFNDQSVSDYVVVYLRLLTSGYLQREHAFFQHFIEGGRSVKEFCQQEVEPMSKESDHIHIIALAQALNVSILVEYMDRGEGGTVNHHIFPEGSEPRIFLLYRPGHYDILYK